A window of the Penaeus monodon isolate SGIC_2016 chromosome 38, NSTDA_Pmon_1, whole genome shotgun sequence genome harbors these coding sequences:
- the LOC119596459 gene encoding 3-ketodihydrosphingosine reductase-like: protein MELCCILEYLLVPILLGILIAVVNFFTTKERNLNGKHVLITGGSSGIGLSVAHDVAQRGASVTLVARNLANLEKALEEVRSTASKAGAGGKVQIFSADISGNHEQIVSLVKDAESSQGPIYMLVNCAGFARAMKFEDISPQLAKQLMDVNFMGSVLITQEVVRSMKQQQEGIIVFTSSLGGLLGIYGFTLYSAAKGALVKLAEALCQEVKPYNITVTVCYPPDTDTPGYEEENKTKPIETKLISESAGLFKADEVACKLVKDALRGSFCSTVGIEGFMLTTLCAGMWPIANFAAEFAAFLAQILLTWVFRIISLFTLWSFDRIVCQEHQKRLASKKSE from the exons ATGGAGCTCTGCTGTATATTGGAGTACCTGCTGGTCCCTATTCTTCTAGGAATATTAATAGCAGTTGTCAATTTTTTCACTACAAAAGAGAGAAACTTAAACGGCAAGCATGTGTTG ATAACTGGAGGCTCGAGTGGCATTGGTCTGAGCGTTGCACATGATGTTGCTCAGAGAGGAGCCAGTGTCACCCTAGTTGCAAGAAATCTGGCAAATTTGGAAAAGGCTTTGGAGGAAGTGAGAAGCACAGCATCCAAAGCAGGTGCTGGTGGCAAAGTGCAAATCTTCTCAG CTGACATCTCTGGAAACCATGAGCAAATAGTGTCCCTAGTCAAAGATGCTGAGAGTAGTCAAGGACCCATTTACATGCTTGTCAACTGTGCGGGATTTGCCCGAGCTATGAAATTTGAGGATATCTCGCCCCAGCTTGCAAAG CAACTAATGGATGTGAACTTCATGGGTTCCGTCCTCATAACGCAAGAAGTGGTCCGCAGCATGAAGCAGCAGCAGGAAGGGATTATTGTCTTCACCTCATCCCTTGGAGGCCTCCTGGGCATCTACGGATTCACGCTGTATTCTGCCGCCAAAGGTGCCTTGGTGAAGTTAGCCGAAGCGCTTTGTCAGGAG gtAAAACCGTACAATATCACAGTGACTGTGTGTTATCCACCTGATACGGACACCCCAGGATATgaggaggaaaacaaaacaaaacccattgAGACCAAATTGATATCAGAATCTGCAGGACTTTTCAAG GCTGATGAGGTTGCCTGCAAGTTAGTGAAGGATGCCCTGCGTGGTTCATTCTGCAGTACAGTTGGAATTGAAGGCTTTATGTTGACCACACTTTGTGCTGGTATGTGGCCCATAGCTAACTTTGCTGCAGAGTTTGCTGCATTCCTGGCACAG ATTTTGCTGACGTGGGTGTTCCGAATCATTTCTCTGTTTACCCTGTGGAGCTTTGATAGGATTGTGTGCCAAGAACATCAAAAGAGGCTGGCTAGTAAGAAGAGCGAATAA
- the LOC119596458 gene encoding torsin-2A-like, with the protein MEEPCTPRGTRRSKLTRSHSEQPEEWCLSSSPYSARRKPKSPGRNLTAIFTRPERTERASSEDSRTLYRRRTIGTFYGDRRFATVPEDEHISLEKCVTEKKNNNISLSLFPDLENVEDNYMSNSYSGIYEQRDNFNGSYEQKDNYNGSYEHRENHSGSYEHRNNYSGVYENRDRFDLMAPVSRVESCLRRRNAVPVGEKSAVSKPPVPKSSSLLCSILMRIGKLFFWCSIIVLFVVLAIFSLSTFILHQKSVCEQRQGLKIPLDSLKEELTSHVIGQDIAKNVLLDSLQKFQDDDSSEPLIMWMVGWSGSGKTHTINIIKNLFPDPSQVRTFIPSILMLNLNNLQKHVSSLFKKLDSCGPRLIIIDGWDEDNDISIHVLQTLVKEFKKLSKDKPTGRIIVIITGTEGSREINRKYLKLRVEGKDREDLRLNDFMEVTQDIVTSRKLHEDFKRLIVVPFMPLEKLQVQQCVFQELNKIQENVEEKYRNSLASKQFSVVEEVVKQINFIPAGQPLLSATGCKRVQPLLRLLLTEVR; encoded by the coding sequence ATGGAGGAGCCATGCACACCAAGAGGTACCAGGAGGTCAAAGTTGACCAGATCACACTCAGAGCAGCCAGAGGAATGGTGTTTGTCATCATCCCCCTATTCAGCCCGGCGAAAACCAAAGTCACCTGGACGTAACCTCACAGCAATTTTCACTCGTCCTGAACGCACAGAGAGAGCATCTTCAGAAGACAGCAGAACTTTGTACAGAAGGAGAACCATCGGCACATTTTATGGTGATCGGAGATTCGCTACTGTGCCAGAGGACGAGCACATTTCCTTGGAAAAATGTGtaacggaaaaaaagaacaacaatattagcctttctctttttcctgatTTAGAAAATGTTGAAGATAATTACATGAGCAACAGTTATAGTGGTATTTATGAGCAGAGAGATAATTTTAATGGTTCTTATGAGCAGAAAgataattacaatggttcttatGAGCATAGAGAGAATCACAGTGGTTCTTATGAACATAGGAACAATTATAGTGGGGTTTATGAAAATAGGGACAGATTTGACTTAATGGCTCCAGTTTCTAGGGTTGAAAGTTGTCTGAGAAGGAGAAATGCAGTTCCTGTTGGGGAGAAATCAGCTGTTAGCAAGCCCCCAGTACCTAAAAGTTCCTCACTATTATGCTCAATACTAATGAGAATTGGTAAACTTTTCTTCTGGTGCTCTATCAttgtattatttgttgttttagcAATTTTTAGCTTATCTACTTTCATACTTCACCAAAAGTCAGTGTGTGAACAAAGACAGGGTTTGAAAATACCACTGGATTCATTAAAGGAAGAACTCACGTCACATGTTATTGGCCAGGATATTGCCAAAAATGTACTTTTAGATTCACTACAAAAATTCCAGGATGATGACTCCTCAGAACCACTGATAATGTGGATGGTTGGTTGGTCTGGAAGTGGcaaaacacacactataaacattataaaaaacctGTTCCCAGACCCCTCACAGGTACGCACTTTCATACCATCAATTTTGATGTTAAATTTAAATAATCTGCAAAAGCATGTCTCCAGTTTATTTAAAAAGCTTGACTCTTGTGGCCCGAGGTTGATTATCATCGATGGCTGGGATGAAGATAATGACATTTCCATCCATGTTCTCCAGACTTTGGTCAAGGAGTTCAAAAAACTTTCAAAGGACAAACCCACAGgaaggattattgttattataacaggcACAGAGGGAAGCAGGGAGATCAACAGAAAGTACCTGAAGCTTCGTGTTGAggggaaggacagggaagatCTCCGACTCAATGATTTTATGGAAGTGACCCAGGATATTGTTACGTCTAGAAAACTACACGAGGATTTCAAGAGGCTTATTGTTGTACCTTTTATGCCCTTAGAGAAATTGCAAGTACAGCAGTGTGTTTTTCAAGAACTTAACAAGATACAGGAAAATGTagaggaaaaatatagaaatagtttGGCAAGCAAGCAGTTTTCAGTTGTAGAAGAAGTTGTAAAGCAAATTAATTTCATTCCAGCTGGGCAGCCACTACTCTCTGCCACAGGGTGCAAACGTGTCCAACCTCTGCTTAGGTTACTACTAACGGAAGTAAGGTAA
- the LOC119596844 gene encoding suppressor protein SRP40-like, with the protein MVPKLHRKVKRRHLCSSSSSVEEDSQDEDLLDEPSTVSSLRGGDLATMEYQMRLQHLWKLHQLKFQKFYDKPHTHSKYYKEWGQFVRDRSERIVELGEDPLTYDFETEWKVYWKHRLSKLEVEDWNEKKEKYLGLVKKGHSGSDRRRRYESGSTRTSSSVSGTRSTSRTSSSSSTTSSTTSSSISTGTSSSNSRTKSTSSSSSTSTRSRSRFNLKERARRLGGRSRSSSRSRTKRKEFRKGRESTKNQKTSKRQSRRHSSPPSKQKCSPVSGKSGGSSGVSPAKKESPGKSRGEGKSTAEEKGKDLKSTTETTAAEKEDNPDHKFKLEALRKHLLKELDKLDDEFQNASGSTTPEMGKDGMETDTTLSILSPKSGEYPDTDKETQSRKRKTNSELVETGLISDRELKKNTYNLEERDKDSRSDDVQSIYEVEEKNKKMNIAIELNFEKPKLELSFGKKPLNLSYAINKLSTSRMKNFKERNTKQVKEGESTTSSINAESPFSRGKALQNKGTDMRHPSEKREREEKMINTLKLLCNLKDLHPQLAAEVVDVYDFALRLRKEGESPTRCLEEGRTVIILRRVCTELHASIALGNLGDIQKIFRGEIVKLVEDTLESYLVTSNRFLHDLDIKAIAQCTLGGSKSDIVKFIRDALVCSAMHIPTVENLASIMDAVLKEQSEIHRI; encoded by the exons ATGGTGCCAAAGCTTCATAGGAAAGTTAAAAGGAGGCACTTGTGCTCATCTTCCTCTAGTGTTGAAGAGGATAGCCAAGATGAGGATCTGCTGGACGAACCAAG TACTGTTAGTTCCTTGCGTGGAGGCGATCTAGCAACAATGGAATACCAGATGAGGCTTCAGCACTTGTGGAAGTTACACCAGCTGAAGTTTCAGAAGTTTTACGATAAACCGCATACTCACTCTAAATACTACAAGGAGTGGGGTCAGTTTGTGCGCGACAGGAGTGAGAGGATCGTAGAACTTGGCGAGGACCCTCTCACCTATGATTTCGAAACGGAATGGAAA GTATATTGGAAACATCGCTTAAGTAAGCTGGAAGTGGAAGactggaatgaaaaaaaggaaaaatatctagGCCTTGTTAAGAAGGGACACAGTGGCTCTGACAGGAGACGGAGATATGAATCAGGGTCAACAAGAACATCAAGTTCTGTATCCGGGACCAGGTCAACGTCAAGAACTTCAAGTTCATCAAgtacaacatcatcaacaacatcaagtTCAATATCGACAGGAACATCTAGCTCAAATTCCAGAACCAAGTCCACATCATCTAGCTCAAGTACCAGCACTAGGTCAAGATCTAGGTTCAACTTGAAAGAAAGAGCTAGAAGATTGGGAGGGAGGTCACGCTCAAGTTCGAGATcaaggacaaagagaaaggaattcAGAAAGGGACGCGAAAGTACAAAGAATCAAAAGACTAGTAAAAGACAATCTCGAAGGCACTCTTCTCCACCCTCCAAACAGAAATGCAGTCCAGTATCAGGAAAGTCAGGAGGGAGCTCTGGGGTGTCACCAGCGAAGAAGGAATCGCCAGGGAAATCAAGAGGTGAAGGGAAATCTACCgctgaggaaaagggaaaggatttgAAAAGTACTACAGAGACTACTGCAGCAGAAAAGGAAGATAACCCTGACCATAAATTTAAACTAGAAGCACTACGGAAACATCTTTTGAAAGAGTTAGATAAGTTAGACGATGAATTTCAAAATGCCAGTGGAAGTACAACACCAGAAATGGGAAAAGATGGAATGGAAACTGACACTACATTATCAATTTTAAGCCCTAAAAGTGGAGAGTACCCAGACACTGACAAGGAAACAcagtcaagaaaaagaaaaacaaactctgAATTGGTTGAAACTGGTTTGATCAGTGACAGAGAATTGAAAAAGAATACATACAATctggaagaaagagataaagacagtcGTTCAGATGATGTACAGAGTATATATGAagttgaggaaaaaaataagaaaatgaacataGCTATTGAACTGAATTTTGAAAAGCCAAAACTGGAACTCAGTTTTGGGAAGAAGCCTCTTAATCTTTCCTATGCAATAAATAAACTGTCTACTAGCAGGATGAAAAATTTCAAAGAAAGGAACACAAAGCAAGTCAAAGAAGGTGAAAGCACCACCAGCAGTATAAATGCAGAAAGTCCATTCTCAAGAGGAAAAGCTCTTCAAAATAAAGGAACAGATATGAGACACCCctcggaaaagagagagagggaagaaaaaatgataaacacattAAAACTCCTTTGTAATCTCAAAGATCTTCATCCGCAGTTGGCTGCTGAGGTCGTTGACGTATATGATTTTGCCCTAAGACTGAGAAAAGAAGGCGAAAGTCCCACAAGATGTCTTGAGGAAGGAAGGACCGTCATTATTCTGCGACGAGTGTGTACGGAATTGCATGCAAGCATAGCCCTAGGAAATTTGggagatattcagaaaatatttcgGGGAGAAATTGTGAAACTAGTGGAAGACACTCTTGAAAGTTATCTTGTCACGTCAAACAGGTTTCTACATGACTTGGATATCAAAGCCATCGCCCAATGCACTCTTGGTGGCTCAAAATCTGATATTGTGAAGTTCATTCGTGATGCTCTTGTCTGCAGTGCAATGCATATACCTACAGTGGAGAATCTTGCAAGTATCATGGATGCAGTATTGAAAGAGCAGTCTGAAATACACAGGATTTAG